The nucleotide sequence AATTCATGGTAGCAAGAGAGTCTGTCCTTCACTTACTGGTGGTCAATGCTACAACCTGGACCCGGCCTCGGCTACTTGGATTGGATTGTTAGGTGGACAGGGGCAAGCCACAACAAGGCTAGGCGCGATACGTACTGTACCAGTAGCATTAGTGGACCGTGTCGATGATTTTACTCTGAGCTCAAACCACGTCCGTTTTGCCATGAATTTAATTAATCGTCCAGCCATTCTCGCAGACACAGCAGTTACCTTACTGTTTGTACATCATTGTATCTGTATTATACCTGTATTCATACATCAACTATAGACTTGTGTTGTAAGCAGGGTCCAATTCGGTACAAAGCTTGCCAGACCGAGGCCAGCAAGTAGTGCGCAATTTTTGATCAAACCCGTCTCTCAGCCAACAAAAAGGTATGCAAACCCAAAGACAGTCAAAGTCAAACATTGCATACAACGGGAGTGCTCTCATCCTTTGTTTACAAAGAACAAACACAGGGAGCGTTGGGGCGGTAACGAAGTCCAAGTCGGAGCTTTTGCCGTAGTTGCAGCATCGGATGGATGGATGCAGATGGCCGCGCCGGCGGATGCACGGTCATGACGCGACGTTGGACGGTTCTGACTACCTACCCAAGGCAGATATGATTTTGTACAGGTAACTAACTCGAGTGGTATATCCTTATGTAGCTCCCACCCAGAGATCCTTTGGAGTAACAGCCTGTTCCGTCTACCTGCATGCCCATGCCCCATGACGCTGCTACGGCCGACCTCTACTCAAATATCCATTCGCGCACTTCGCAACACGTGCCAGGTCTCATCAAGGTCCCCACTTGCGGGCTGGAGCTCTCCAACTCGACAAGCGACTGCTGGCCATCTGCTGTTGTTGGGCTCGCGCCTGGCCAATCAGGCAATGGGATTCAAGGTGGCGTCATCTGCGCCGGGAAACGGTGCTACTGCCCCTCCATCTAACTCAAGGTTCGAAAAGCCCCTCCTCTCCTTCGGGGAGGGTAGGGTAGCTAGTAAGTAGTGCTACTAGCTACCCTACCCCATCTCAGTGCAGTAGCGGCGATCGAATTGAATTCTAGGTCTGCTGCTTGGGTGTATCCCGTTCACTAATTCTCCAACAAACCcaccaaaaataaaaacagccTGCTCCAGAACAAGCAGTCTGCAGCAGTCAAGATTCCGTCCCTCCGCACAGCACAGATCGCCCGGCACCTATCCTCGTCTGCATCACCGACGAGCTCTGCAAAGATGGCGTCTCAGTTCACCGTCCGCAAGGTTGCGGCTCCCAACACCCTCGAGCACCGTGTCTATATCGAGAAGGATGGCGTCCCCGTCTCGCCCTTCCATGATATCCCCCTCTACGCCAACGCAGAGCAGACCATCCTGAACATGGTTGTTGAGATCCCCCGCTGGACCAACGCCAAACTCGAGGTGCGTACCCGAATCGAAAGCTCTTGAGACTTAGAGCCTGCTTTTACCCCTTCGAGGAACCACTCACTCAtgcgataaaaaaaattaccaaTTCGACGTCACAGATCTCCAAGGACgagctcctcaaccccatCAAGCAGGACATCAAGAAGGGCAAGCTCCGCTACGTCCGCAACTGCTTCCCCCACAAGGGATACCTCTGGAACTACGGTGCCTTCCCCCAGGTAAGAAGACATCGGGAAATGTTGACGCGTCTGTTGGGACAGAAGCACTTTGCAGCTCAACGATCCTAGGATTCCTTGCTGACCGTTTATGCCTCGCGCTCCGCGACAGACTTGGGAGGACCCCAACGCTGTCCACCCTGAGACCAAGGCCAAGGGTGACAACGACCCTCTCGACGTTTGCGAGATTGGCGAGCTTGTCGGCTACACCGGTCAGGTGAAGCAGGTCAAGGTTCTTGGCGTCATGGCTCTTCTTGACGAGGAGGAGACCGACTGGAAGGTCATTGTTATTGACGTGAACGACCCGCTGGCTTCGAAGCTCAACGACGTTGAGGATGTTGAGCGCCACCTGCCCGGACTTCTCCGTGCCACCAATGAGTGGTTCCGTATCTACAAGATCCCCGACGGAAAGCCCGAGAACCAGTTCGCATTCACCGGCGAgtgcaagaacaagaagtAAGACCGAAGCCTTGTCCTCAACTGGTGTTCTTTTGTGAAAACACACATGCTAACATTGcttgtctttttctctttttgcaGGTACGCCATGGATGTGATCAGGGAATGTGCCGAGGCCTGGGAGAAGCTCATCACGGGCAAGACCCAGCCTGGTGACGTCTCCACCACCAACCTGTCGGTCTCGCAGTCGCCTAGCCGCGTTGCTGCCGAGCAGCTCCCTCCTCTGCCTCCCCATGAGGAGCTTGCCCCAGCCAAGATCGATGCCTCGATCGACAAGTGGTTCTTCATC is from Pyricularia oryzae 70-15 chromosome 2, whole genome shotgun sequence and encodes:
- a CDS encoding inorganic pyrophosphatase yields the protein MASQFTVRKVAAPNTLEHRVYIEKDGVPVSPFHDIPLYANAEQTILNMVVEIPRWTNAKLEISKDELLNPIKQDIKKGKLRYVRNCFPHKGYLWNYGAFPQTWEDPNAVHPETKAKGDNDPLDVCEIGELVGYTGQVKQVKVLGVMALLDEEETDWKVIVIDVNDPLASKLNDVEDVERHLPGLLRATNEWFRIYKIPDGKPENQFAFTGECKNKKYAMDVIRECAEAWEKLITGKTQPGDVSTTNLSVSQSPSRVAAEQLPPLPPHEELAPAKIDASIDKWFFISGASA